The Armatimonadota bacterium genome includes a region encoding these proteins:
- a CDS encoding polysaccharide deacetylase family protein, with protein MKRTISPVLSSYYWNMLTIKRNTVILALITALLAFAGSACFCASEGYLDHVSDALDELEKGNTNESAAALREAMSDNSGDALAYVAMGMTMLCGGSADSAYDQFDQALNLNKHCSCASYGKGLYYLSKNKLKDAAASFTEARDLPTKGALGYVKAIDSGKYAVVVSAGEDESLLAMNALCLMSENNYAEAMEILKGLQKKSSGRAFGERIGCVMTFLKSTPVHFSGWPIKSPTNRVKSKLPEISGTITLRADLSKADSVRIVTFLVDGRLVGMTNNPPFTYSWDTTRIANGTHNIKIIGTNAYGSAVSDKSIQVMVRNAVSGITADPVSGERAIKLWARLWNIMYLRPSRAGINYNLARCALRLHDEQMAIDALERTVAANPRYLDVSDLIAKLDSSRGNSEKLYGVKTNRKIIALSFDDGPKQNSGLLLDILKQKDVKATFFVVGKQVEIFPDILKRMTSEGHDIQNHTYNHRALEFLSPQEIEQEIAAGSVCVRETTGRGTQYIRPPGGRSDGRLAGIVKQMGKTAVYWTADCASFEGTTKERMHHFVMASARPGAIILMHNLEGVTLQALPSIIDDLRSKGYKFVTISELAANADPKK; from the coding sequence CGATCAAACGAAATACGGTTATTCTTGCCCTGATCACAGCGCTGCTCGCCTTCGCAGGCAGCGCATGTTTTTGCGCGTCCGAAGGCTACCTGGATCATGTGTCGGATGCTCTGGACGAACTCGAAAAGGGCAATACAAACGAGAGCGCAGCCGCACTGCGGGAGGCAATGTCCGATAACTCAGGCGACGCGCTGGCTTATGTCGCCATGGGTATGACTATGCTTTGTGGAGGAAGCGCCGACAGTGCTTACGATCAGTTCGATCAGGCGCTTAACCTGAACAAGCACTGTTCCTGCGCATCTTACGGCAAGGGGCTGTATTACCTGAGTAAGAATAAATTGAAGGATGCGGCTGCATCTTTTACCGAGGCTCGTGACCTGCCCACTAAAGGTGCGCTCGGATATGTAAAGGCAATCGATTCGGGCAAATATGCAGTTGTTGTGAGCGCGGGCGAAGATGAGTCGCTGCTGGCGATGAATGCGCTGTGCCTGATGAGCGAAAACAACTACGCCGAGGCGATGGAAATACTAAAGGGACTTCAAAAGAAGTCATCCGGACGCGCATTCGGAGAGCGCATCGGATGCGTTATGACATTTCTCAAGAGTACCCCGGTTCATTTCTCCGGCTGGCCGATAAAAAGTCCTACAAATCGTGTAAAGTCTAAGCTGCCTGAAATATCAGGCACGATCACGCTCAGAGCTGATCTGAGCAAGGCGGACAGCGTACGGATTGTCACGTTCCTGGTCGACGGCAGACTCGTCGGTATGACCAATAACCCGCCGTTTACATATTCCTGGGACACTACACGGATAGCCAACGGCACGCACAACATCAAGATTATCGGAACCAACGCATATGGCTCGGCAGTGAGCGACAAGAGTATTCAGGTGATGGTACGCAATGCCGTATCAGGCATAACCGCCGACCCGGTCTCAGGCGAGCGAGCGATTAAGTTGTGGGCGCGGCTGTGGAATATAATGTATCTGAGACCCTCGCGGGCCGGGATAAACTATAATCTGGCCAGGTGCGCTCTCAGACTACACGACGAACAGATGGCTATAGACGCGCTCGAACGGACAGTTGCGGCCAACCCGCGTTATTTGGATGTATCCGATCTGATAGCAAAGCTGGACAGCTCTCGCGGGAACTCTGAGAAGCTCTACGGCGTCAAGACAAATAGGAAGATAATTGCGCTTTCATTTGACGACGGCCCTAAGCAGAACTCCGGCTTACTATTAGATATTCTGAAGCAGAAAGATGTCAAAGCGACGTTTTTTGTAGTCGGCAAGCAGGTCGAGATATTTCCCGACATATTGAAGCGTATGACCTCCGAAGGGCACGATATCCAGAACCATACATACAATCACCGGGCGCTGGAGTTTCTCAGTCCCCAGGAGATAGAGCAGGAAATAGCAGCAGGGTCGGTGTGCGTGCGTGAAACAACAGGCAGAGGCACGCAGTATATCAGACCGCCCGGAGGGCGTTCGGACGGCAGGCTGGCAGGAATTGTCAAACAGATGGGCAAGACCGCCGTCTATTGGACAGCAGACTGCGCATCATTCGAGGGAACGACAAAAGAGAGGATGCACCACTTTGTTATGGCGTCGGCAAGACCGGGGGCTATAATATTGATGCACAACCTCGAGGGTGTGACTCTGCAGGCGCTGCCGAGCATTATCGACGATCTGAGGAGCAAAGGCTACAAGTTTGTGACCATATCCGAACTTGCTGCAAATGCAGACCCAAAAAAATGA